The genomic segment aagagagaaaacatgctCACATACATTCCCAAGGTTGAGAGCTAAGTCACTGCAGATGGCTGACATCCAGCCCTCAAGAGAAAACTTGTGTTATCTTTGATAATTGTCTCCTATACTCACAATGaaagaagaatgaaaaacacTTTGGTATGCTTGTGGCAAATTTTCCATCGTGCtggaaaatgttatttatttatttatttcatttataaaaaGGTTAATAAAAGAATTTGTGTTGACAGTGTTTCTCCCTCCATCATTTTATATCTCATAACCTCTGGCCTGTTCTTTTTTGTATCCGCTGTACCACAATCTAGAATCTGataaagaggaaacagctgggCCCAGAGATGGTGCAGATTTTAGCAGCCTCCTCCACATGAACCCAAACTGGCATCTGAGTAACTGTCTCCAGAATGGGCTCTTCTGTGTACCTCTGAGCTGTTCTGCTGTTACgatacagaggaggagaaaaaaaaaaaaagtagaatgAGGACAACGTGGCAATGCAGTCCCCTTTAATTACcaaaaaactgaacagaattCATCCTCTCTCAtcctttgtttttccacttctcctcctgctgtcttcACTTTCAGGAGCCATTGTATGTATGCAGTAAAACAGACATGCTTTATGTGTCTTTATGCATGCCTTAAGTTGTAGCCCAGTGAGCATAAATCCCAAGTAAGATCCAATAGTCAGGTGCAGTCGACAGAGACCGAcatgtgaggggaaaaaaaaagggtcttgtatgcaaatgttttttttgttttttttggtgttgtttGTGTGGACATGCAGCGAGTACGCCCTTCCTGTTCTTTTGTTCTCCTTGTTGGCAAGAGCCTGATGTCAGCTGCCCAAAGGAAAATGGCAAAcacattgattgattgattgggtATAACTGTAACCACAACACTGGATATTTGCACAGCCATTATTGATGTCTGAATGTGGAATGGGACGCTGTAACATAGCCAAATAAACGCAATATTTTCTTGGGGAGTTCTTTCCAGGGAGTGAGTCGGCTGGGTTAAATAAAGAGAGTGAGTTTGCTGATGTTGCCAGTTCATGaaatcatcctcatcatcctgtGCGAATGAGAAAGACCAGATAACGGCTGACTGCCCCGGGGGACACCTGCTGGTTACCGTCTGAGTTGTATCAGCTCTGTCGTGGGAACACTTTTACTGTACTTACATGAATGCgcacagatgcacaaacacagctacatacagtatatacacaggCTGACATACTTAGGTTCACACATGAGGAAAAAACCACAACTTGCACACATTGCCACATGAGGCTCTGTcgtgtttttttctgtttctttgtaaaataaatggAAGGTGCAGCTGCTGTGTGCAAATTGTGATGATTATGACAGATATAACATGTCcagtatgaaaacaaaatctgttttcattacaTTAAATGTATTATGGCATCATACATTTTGCAGAGGTATGTTCTACTTCTGACTATATTGTCAATTTTACAGTTGAAGTATCTATACGTTCTGCTGTGGACTGCAAGGAGGCAGCTAATGCAAATGTTTTGATTGTCTGCAACTAGATTATCTCTAATGctcttgctgtgtttttcctcctcttttccagGAGCTATAGGGACCCGAACAATATGCCACAGCTTTTCTCTTTAGCAGTTTCCATTCCCATGTGATCTGCTTGTATGTGTGACAACATGCCAGAACAACAGGAATGATAATCTTTCCCCCGCTGTCACTCATCTGAGTCAAAGCATTCCTGTAATTTCAGATGTTTACTgcattgtgagtgtgttttttcttcaccCTGGctcatgtattattattttttgtcatctctGTCAGTGTCATGAGCTGTGTCTTTTGTTACTTTAACACTCATGGCCTTTTCCTTGGCTACTGTCTGGGTCAGGGAGTCACAGAGAGGCCGTACCTTTCTGTGGACACTGGTGACATCATCTCTCTGCAGATGAGGGTCCAACTCTTGcagcatcttcatcatcttAACACAccttagtagtagtagtagtagtctgAGCTGTTTGCAGGGATGGTAGACTGGTCCATGTCAAGAGCTGGCAGAGTGGGTGTGGGGGATTTTTTGGCTAATTAGATTAATTCAACCTTACCTGTCTTACCTAACCCTTTGGGTGATCCTGTGTAGTAGCTTGGGATCCATCCTAATCCGTTAAGTAGCTCACCTTTGCTGCACATATATTGCTTTTTTTCCATAGTCGAGCTTATTTCCACACTGAGGTGAAGATTGGCTGGAATATGCCACTGGTTAAAGAAAGCAAAAGCATCACTTTAACATGTGCACACCAACACATGCACTTACTCAGGAGGTTTCTGTATGAGTACTGAAACCAGACGCTGTGCATTTAGCCATATTTGGGCAAaaatttatgttgtttttttttttttaatttaaaatgtaagcATGCGGTTGGACTGCAGAGGCGTAGATTAGACTACAGGAGTGGTTTAACTGTAGTTTCTATAGATATTTTGATCTATTAGAAACTGGGTCATATTGTAACAAACCTGAAAACATGTTGGCCTCCGCCCTGAAAGAGCAACCTACAAATGCTCAAATAAAACCACCTTTCATGTCTACAGGGGGTGTGTTTGATACTGACAAAGTTTTGGGTGGAGTACTGCTTTATATTGATTGCTGTGTCTGTCAGCATATCTCTACAATGAAGcttgtaaaatgttgttataACTGATGGGAACTTGACaccaaaaatacaaagaattagatccaggttacagtttttttttttaaacaagcttTGGACAAAAATTAACTTATCCATGAatattttaaccttttttttttttccttttccagaCTGTAATGTTGCACTTGTTCTTGCGCAGCACATGTGCCACCGAGTTGTCGCAGTGCTGATGGCAAACTCTCCCCTGTGTAGCTTCTCTACGCCTCACCCGCTGCCTTCCCCTCTCAGACAGTACATCATTAGCTGTCTGCTGAACACCTGGAGGCAAAGCCAGCGAGGTAATTATTGAGGGCATAGCCACGTCTGCACGCAACCATCATTAACCCATCGTACCTCATTTAGAGCAGAGAAAAGACCTTGTTGTTGTAAGGGgagcgggagagagagggagagagcagcgTGGATTGGTGATCAGCCCCTGACATGTTAAATATGATACAACAAATGTCTCTGAGCCTAGAGCTAATAAAGCCTGGAATTTGCTGTTGCTTTTTCATCAAGGCACTGGACCTGGAGACGTGCCAGGACCGAGGATGAGGGAGGCTTATCCCCTACTCTTAACCGTAAAGATGCAGGAATTCATGAGTGGGgaactaacacaaacacacacagccagcaaTGACTTGTTTGCTTCCCCAGccacaaaaaacaggaaagattTTGAGGTGAGCCAGCCCCTGAAATCCTCACTTCTAAGAAACCTCATAAACGACTGCAGAGATCGGAtttagtgtgtgtatgagtgtgtttatgggcatgtatgtctttgtgtgtgtttgcacatgcatattaaatatgtactgtatgtgtgggcCTAAAGGTCATGCATGTGCAGTTCCACCTGagtatgtatttgtatgtgttaaATTTAAAGTTTCTTCGCTGCCCTAAGAAAATAATTaagtaaataataattatatatatgtgCTTTCCTGCCATTATCGCATAGCACAATCACCCCAGACACAGCGTGGGAGGCTTCAGGTGAAAGTACAAAAGCAGAGTTCTTCCTTTCTCACCTCAACGCCTCATTTCCTTTTCTCGGGCGTCACTGACGAGCCTGTGCAGCTCACACACGTCACAAACAGGAACGGCTACATGACAGCCTGGCAGGATAGCGGAGCATGTCAAACGTCAGTATTGACAAGCAAGTGAATTGTTCTTAAAGCTATGATGACTTGCAGTTGTTGATTTGTTTGGGACCAAAGTGAAGTGAGAATTCCTCGCTTGCATGTCTATACACAGTTCTGTAGAACTAAAGTCCCTCTTAACTTCCAGATTAGCTTCTCTTGCACTTTCCCTTATAGACTAAAGTGACATTTCTTGGTTCACTGTCCtttctgaaaaactgaaacatgatgATATTGGCTGAAATATAGATGCTGAAAATTACAATACACTAGGCAGTTCAGTAGAAGATAAATACTCATTAGTCTATGCACAGAAAATCCCAGTATCATGTCTGAGCTTTTTAAAAGACCCTCTATGAGAAAATATACTTCCTGTGGAAGCTAATGGAACTTGAGGACCAGTAATTCTGGACCAGGGGGACACTTAAAGGCATTTAGAGCAATATTCTTCAAATTCTGGCTGAGTAAAAGGATTAAGGATATTTTCACCATCTTGCCTAATCTCCTTTATTGTCAGCATGGGTTTGCGAACAtgactcattcacacacacaaatagtcAGACTCATATCTGCACATCAATCTGTCAGCTGTTTAGTAATAATCATGCATTTCAGTCACAACCTGTTGTACTGCATCAATCTCTGTCAGAATGTCCACTggcacattattattattattgtaatgtttttttgtttttttttaaagaggtttAAGTTCCTGCACCTGTAGGGGACAAAATAGGTTCTTCATGCTCACAGGGCCTAAAACCTATTTCCTCAATTTGCTCTTTACCCTGACTGATGCTGTGCTACGTCATCATGCCATTTTCTAcactatttttctgtctttttaatatttcaaatgatTGATTTAAGGtcgttttctgtgtttttgtctgggCTTTTTCTCACTGGTTGGAGGTGGGCAGGGTTAGTTGGaaaacagtgatgtcacacacCTCTGAGCACCAATCAACAGTTAGCAACATTTGAATCTGAGCTGTTGGCAGTTGGTGGGTTGTTTGCTCAGGCTGTCAGATCACAACTCACCTCCCTGCAACTAACTGAAGTTGAGGATTGAAGATTGCTGTGTTTTAACATGCAAATTATTATTCCCATAAGACATGATGCGATACCTGTGCCATTGCCTCAATGTGAGTATAGATACTTAAGAAAGTAAAGCAGGCACATTATTCTGAAACTGTGAACTTTCCAATCGTCAACCTTTAAATAGCACATAGTATTGAGTTGTCACACCTTGTGAGACTGCACCTTGTGGGTGCCATCTACTGCGGTGACTGTTTTATGAAATACATAGTGAAACTGCTTTGCATACTCTGCAGAGTATCAGACCGTTTTGTGAAAATACCTCCTACAATCTCAGTTCATGACAAAACAAGTAGTTCCAGTGTGCAGCAGTGggtgtacagtacagtagccGGTATAACTCACAGGCACATACTATCTGCTAAACCTTATCTTTCTAACCAGCCAGACAGTCATAATGAATTTATCAATTAGCCTGGGCTGCGTGTGCCCTTGGGGCTGCAGTCCCAGCCCTCACCTCCTCTGCACTGAACTTCAATCAGTCATCTTgtcagaaaagaagagagaggagagcagtcTGGAAAAGGCCTTTTTGAGTCTGTAACATATAGCAAAGAAGACAAACCCTCCATAAATCCATATTAAGAAATATTTCCTCTCATGtactgtttcatgtttttttttgttttgttttgtttttttttgcagaatCTGTATTAAACTTGTGAACAAAGAAAGATTTAGTAGAGATTAAAATACATGATTTTAAAGTGGCGGGATGCGTAAAATGCATATATTGTAAATCTATAAAACTATTGAGCATTCGTGTTGAGGTTACCTCCATTTTATTATCTATTTTAAGACTGGTGGAAATCCTAAGTATTTTGAATCATCTGATCCATCTGCTGGAACCGAAGCTTCGGTGACGTGTCTCCCTCCAGAGGAAAGCTAAGGTACTATACTTAATGAAAACAGCATGCACTCATACATAAAgcaaaataaactttattcatattttcatcaTCCAACGTCAGGGTAAtacaaaatgttaacaaataATGCCGTATGTACAGAGAATACATGTTTTcccattttgcacattttacatttcaatgTTCTTTCTCCACAGATAATTATACTTGTGAATAAACAtccataatatatatatatatatgtcttgGTAAAAGTAAATAAGAACAGTGCAACAATTCAGTACAGTAGATGTGTAAAATGCATAGATAAAATGAATGTCTGGTAATGCAAAAACAACATTCTGCTATTTGTGATACTATTGCAAACTTAAGgataaattcatatttttatcgGGTTTTCTGACAGTGCATAATCATCAGTGCAAGTACCTGCTGGCAAAGCAGTAAACAGTCAAACCAAAACTTAGAGGAAACGGTTAGATGTGTATCAATGCACACAGGTCTTGTTTGCTTGGGAGGGGAGCACGTTGTGGTTTTAACCACTTGAAACTGACAGGCAGCTGGTCGTGGAGCTCAGCCTGCATTTTTTGGGTGCCCTGCGGGGTTTGCTCGGAGTTGAAGGTGGGGAGGCTACGCTCAGATTCCTGACTTTGCTGAAGCTGTTCCTGAGACTGTCCCGCCTGCTCTCGGAGGTGCTGCTGGTGTCTTTGGACATGAATGTGTCTGGGTGGCAGAGGCCGGCcttcaggcagcagcagcacagcagctcgGCAATAGCCTTCCTCATCTCGCTGCTACCCAGGGCGTAGATGACGGGGTTCAGGCCAGAGTTCAAGACAGCCAGGGAGATGAAATAGTCGGCGCTAAACAGTAGCGTGCATTGGCGGGAGTCGCAGAAGAAATCCACcaggagcagcaggaacagTGGGCCCCAGCAGAGCACGAAGACCCCAACGATGGTGATGACAGTTTTAAGCAGGGCCAAGGAGCGCTTGCGACTACGATGGGGGCCAAGCTGTGCACTCCTGTGTACGTGGCAGTAGATGGCACCATAGAGCACAAAAATAGCCAGGAGGATgatgaaaaagatgaagagagagaaaaagatgtagGTCTTGGagtagagagggaggagggtggagcATTCGTCCAGGCTGCAAACACAGTTCCAGCCCAGCAAAGGGAGGAAACCAATCACTAGGGCCAAAACCCAGCAGAGTGCCACCAGGCTGTAGATCCTATAGTAGGTCTTCCTCGGTGACTTCTGGGGCAGTGGCTTCATCATAGTGGTGTAACGCTCCACAGCAATCAGCAGCAAACTGAATATGGATGCTGCCATGGCCACAAACAGCATCCCCTCCCTGAAGAGCCACAGAGCAGGGGTGAGGCGGAAAGTCTGGCTGCCAGACATGCAGATGTTGACCAGGTAGGAGGCACCTGTGAGGAGATCACTGAGTGTGATATTGGCAATGCAGACGTACACCCAGCGCCGGCTATGGAGGATGCGGGAGATGACGGCCACCAGCACCAGGAGATTCTCCAGTATGATGAAAATGCTGAAGAACAGGAAGACAGCCCCGGCTACGCTGATGTGGCTCTGGGTGTTTGAGATGGTCCTGTTCTGCAGGCGGCCCGTGTGGTTGTAATGCCGCAGGATCATGTGGCTGATCTCACTGGTGTCCGATATGGTGCCATTAGTGGAGTAACTGGGTGAGTGGTACAAGTcagggcaggaggaggaggaggtgagggaggagaTGACACTCATAGCAGTGGCTTGGACGGTCACGATCAAGGCTTGTGGGCAGTGAACAGGCTGAACCGAGCTGGTGCGAGCTGCACGGGAATTAGTGTGGCACTCCTGTGATCAAACAGGCTGTCAACACACTCTAACCAATGGAGCTCTGTGCCTGTGCTCAACACACACCTgagcagacaaagaaagaagaaataagaaCAATTTCAAGATGCCATCTGTATGAAAATCAAACCGATTAAAGAAATCTTTCCCCTTCACTCTGTGAGCATCCTTATCACAGTGCCTCAATAAATTTAAAAGGCATCATTTAAATGCCTCCCTCGTGTgccacagtactccaccttgcTGTGGTTAACACAGGATGAGTGCGCAGCTGCCGAGGGCATTTAAATCACCACATGAAGGAAATACAaataagacaagaaaaaaaggaaaatacttgctactaaaaacacacacacacacacacacacacacataacacaaaaaAACCCAGGTAGCGATTTTGACTGAATTACTGCTTCATGATCTTATTACCTTGTGTATTTTACAAAAAAGCAAGaacataatttttttaaaactttttctccttAAACCCTCTACAAACAATCAAAACTAATTAATAAAAAACCCCTAAAACTTAAAGTTAAAACtaagttttaaataaaaactgattaaagttttaaaaaataaactagtTTTTCCTCATCAAACACTGCATGCCAAACCACAGGGGTGAAGCAGAAATGCAGAAATTTGTtcaaaatttcaaatattttacattttattctaatCATATGTTCTTATATATATTGATAAAAATCACTCCAGGTAAATATCAGAGCTGTAGAGGGAAGTGAACGCTGTGCAGTGGAGGGTACTTACTctggctgctggtggtgatgCTGAGCTTATGAGAAGATAGCGCAGTTGTAGCTGACTACTACAGATTTTTGATGGGGAAGTAAGCCAGAGTAGGTAGTCACACCACACCcaattacacacagacacacacacacacacacacacacacacacacacacacacacacacatgtgataTGCAACACACACTTTTGTTCTATCATCTTGTAAAGGGAAAAAGCAACTGTAAGAATTTCACAGTTGTTTACACTTTAGAACTTCACAGATAAAGAGGTCAAATGTTGCCCCGATGATTATTCACTAATAATTTAAGATAATCTGTTCTTATTCTAATTGATGAGCCAcaattttccatcatttttctGGTGTGTCAAAATCATTGCGTTTTTCAAGGACATCATGCAGATGTTCCTACTACTTCATGCTAAAACACTATTGCTCAAGCTGACCTATTATAACTTATACGGGAAAAGGTCTTTCAAAACACGTGCCACGAGCTGGTTGTACTggttgtaaatgttttgtaaagTGACATGACTCAATGTTTTCAAGGATATGTAGCAAGAATCTCACTTGCATTTGGAAGATCATGGCACCTGGCCAAGGCCTCATTACAAAAGCCTCAAATtagaatttatattttttctcaaTATTTCTCAGAAAGtacaagagaaaaacaggaactCCCAATCAGATGGAAAGGTACCCCTCCCTGCAGATAGAGGGTTTCATATGCCTCATCACACAGCTGTGGCTGGTTTGGGTAGAGACAGGACACAGTCACACTAGTCACTCTTATTGTCACTATGCACTGGCACACTTGACTTCAACAAACTTCCAACCATGTGCCAATGGACCCAAACCACATGGCATAAGACAGGCAGTGTCATTGAGGCCAAGGGCACTTTCAAGTCAACCATAAACACATAACATACTGAGAACCAGCATATGGTTCATCTTGCAAGCACCAGAAAGTGATGCCAGACCCCAAAATCAAGAAACCACTTTTCAAATATGAGCAAAACCAGAGCTCGTGGCTGAACACATTTGCTCTTCAGAGCGGAGTTTTCAAAGAGCTATGATTATATATTTCAAGCTTTCAGCAAAGTACGCTCTAATTGTATCACTGCACTATAATTATCATTTATCAAATACTTCAAAAAGCATGCTGGAGTGGtctgaaaaaaggtcaaatgaaACCTTTGAGAAAATATAACTATAATCATGCCAATGCCCCGAATGTTTTCATAAGAAAATGATGCTTTTCATGCTCACAgcaaatgttattattttaggaaTAAGAAAAATTGCAAGTGGGTATTATCTGTCATCTTCCATCTATGTCCATCACAAATATGTTTTCTGCGGTTTTACTCAACAGTTTTCCCCCTTTTTGCAGGGCTTCTCCATTCAAGAACAAAACAAGGCTGTGCAtggaaatacagaaacaatGTGGAGTGAATATAACCGTGAGACACTTGACCTACATTTTGTCAGACTTTAATGAGGCGTAACATTCATCATGGGCCTCCACTATGAAACTAAAGCTGCTAATTTCTAACACACAACTTCTCTTTTTTAGTCTTAAGGTGTGAAAGACCAGCCATCAATAAGCCATATGGTAACAATGTTGATATCATATGTTGATATTAAATCTAATCATGCAGTGGTGCGGCTGTTTTGCAGATGAAAtgaggaaaaagggaaaaaaatacaataaaaaaaaaaaagcacaacaggCTACAACAACATGAGGTGTTAAACAACACCCACGACTGTTGAAAACGCCCTTactctgaaaatattacttcAAACAGAACTGTGACCACAAGTGCGTATTCTAAaccacaagtgtgtgtgtttttttaaagtgataAGCAAGCCCTGTAGACTGTTACTGTAGTGGCTTCAAGACAGAGACTTATCCACCAAAATGACTCTTGCAACTATCTTTTATGCTGTACTTGCCTGCAGCATGTCCGAGGCTGCAGGGTGGGGAGAGAGCACGcagacaggtcaccagtctatcacacatgcagacatttaGAGTTTCCAGTTCACCTGCGCAGCATGTCTTTGAACTATGGGAGGAAACACAAGCCAACATGCAAACTCCAGAAAGAAAAGCTCCAGCCCATCACCTATAAAAAAGTATGACTGTAGGggtgtgttgtttttcatataATCACTTAGCAACATATATATCCAGCAATGTTTAAAGCAAAAATCTGCATGATCTTGCCTTCACCAAGTGTCTAACTTGACAATATGTTGACACTATATATATGTTGAAACTTGTTATTGTCAGCTCTTTGTATGATGATATCAGACTTCCCTGTTTTTAACACAAGAATACTGTGAATTGTGGGTAAAGTAATACGTCAAAGAAAGTCTACAATGTTCCAGACTTATGGAGAATGTGcataaagcagttttaaaatcTGTGAGATGGCCCTTAAGGTCTTTACTAATTTCACAGTGAGACCTTGAAGGTTAGCAGAGGACAAGGCCAGAGTTTTCTTAGTGGCAGCACCTAGTGAGTATCACAGAGACTTTTCATATTTGCCTTTGAGTTCAGCTTTGGTAGTTGCTGCTTAGGTCCAAGCACATGAGGGAAATGACTTGCAATTGAGCTACAAGCAAAACAAGGGGTTGACAAATATGTCCCATGGAGAGCCAACAGTCTGCAGGGTTTCAATGCAACCAAAATTTCCAGCAACTGATTAGCACTCCTTTAAGGACAGGGAAACAGCTCATGACAAGGTCAAAGGCTGAAGTGAAAACCTGCAAACTGTTGGTTCTCCATGGCACACACCTTCCTGTACTGCTGCCTTATAAAGTTTTTGTGGTTTGCATATTTGCAAACAAATTGCCAACTTACACATCCACTGCACCATCATCCctttcacagtgcacacaggcacttgattcattgttaatatgaaaagGCAAACACTGATCAGTGGAAGTTTAAACATCTAGGAAACCACCTCCCTTCCTGTTGTGGGTCTTTGACGACAACTTCCATTGTGTGTTGTGGCCAAACGCTGACAAATATCAGAACTGTGTAATAAAAGGATAATTTATACAGTTAAAATGGactgtgtaaaaatgtgattACAATTATGGACAATTTGTTGGAGAAATGGACTCATGGTGGAACCTgtat from the Lates calcarifer isolate ASB-BC8 linkage group LG17, TLL_Latcal_v3, whole genome shotgun sequence genome contains:
- the s1pr4 gene encoding sphingosine 1-phosphate receptor 4, which produces MSVISSLTSSSSCPDLYHSPSYSTNGTISDTSEISHMILRHYNHTGRLQNRTISNTQSHISVAGAVFLFFSIFIILENLLVLVAVISRILHSRRWVYVCIANITLSDLLTGASYLVNICMSGSQTFRLTPALWLFREGMLFVAMAASIFSLLLIAVERYTTMMKPLPQKSPRKTYYRIYSLVALCWVLALVIGFLPLLGWNCVCSLDECSTLLPLYSKTYIFFSLFIFFIILLAIFVLYGAIYCHVHRSAQLGPHRSRKRSLALLKTVITIVGVFVLCWGPLFLLLLVDFFCDSRQCTLLFSADYFISLAVLNSGLNPVIYALGSSEMRKAIAELLCCCCLKAGLCHPDTFMSKDTSSTSESRRDSLRNSFSKVRNLSVASPPSTPSKPRRAPKKCRLSSTTSCLSVSSG